The genomic stretch TTTCTTGATGGCTAGCCATATAATGCACGGGAgcttgaagaaggaaatcaaacggagagtgagtgagtgagatTTAAACTTAGATTTGACTGCATACAAAGAGACGGACAGACTTGGGACTTACATAGTATGATGTTGGGGAATAAGCAAATCCTCCGAGGAATCCCATGATACCACTGAAGAAGGGAAAGGTCATTCCGACGACCATTGTGAACGCTGAAATATCACACACGAAGAACATCAATTCACGCGACGTAATACACTCAGTAATCACATAACGGAGGTAAGTCCGTTCTCAAACTCACCAACGTATATGTTCCTAGTAACAAAGCGAAGCTTCGTTGTGGGCCGAAAATGCAGTTTCTTCACCAACACAGTTTCTATCATGTCAAATACTGGCATTGCAAATAGCTGCATTGCAACAAGATTTGATCAAAATCGAACCGAATGATCAAGCTTACCAAGAGCAGACCTCTGGTACAAATTTACCTGATAACCCCCAATGATATGGATGATAACAAACATGTTTGCTGTTACAATGAGCCATCCGGGTTTCTCTAACGAGATTAGGATGTTGTCCTCCACCGTGTTCCCAAAAGTGTAATATCCGATGAAAGCCACCGGAAAATAGCACAAGGCCACCACTATATAGGCGATCACCACCCCTCTCCACATAGCATACTTCGATGGCTTTTCTGGAGAAGTGGGGAGTGTAGCTTGGATCTCCAAAACCACGTTGTGGCCTGCATAAGCAAAAGCTACCTGTCCCAAGgcgttgaagaagttgaagacTGTCCCCGACGTGCTTCGAGCTTTGTACCCGTACTCTACGTCTGGCTGAACACCCTTGTGGATTGAAGTAGTCCATGCTATGGTAGAGTAACTGCGACCAACACAATGacaatcaattttgttttaagtAGAAATTCTCTGTGCAAGACATCTGTTTCTTATGTACCTTAGTGACATCACCGCCGCGGCTAATGAGATGCCGGAGATGGAGTTGAAGTTGGGGAGATGGGAGAGGACAAATTCCACGGAGGCAAAGATCATGATGAAGTAGGTGAGCTTGATGGGATCCTTGTCTTTCTTCACTATCTTATGGATCTTCTGCAGGGATTGTCCACCGGTGACCATGTACAAAATGTTAACACCAACTTCGCATACGAGCTGCTGAGGCACCACAATCCAGAGGCCAAGCTTTTCGCCGAAGGCGTGTTGCCCTAGCTCGTGGTACCTATCGAACCGCTTGCCGGGAACCATTTCATGCATCTCAACCATTTGCCACAACGTGAACAAAGTGATCACCCATGAGAGCACCATTACAACACATCCTGGACCCCTGAAATGAATGAAACGAGCAATTAAAAGCTTGTCTGCGGTTTAGTCCAGTTGGTCAGGGCAGTGTGCTCGCCGAAATATACCATCCGAGATTGGACATTGCAAAGGGAAGACCTAGGACACCAGCTCCAACCATGGAATTGACATTGTGGAAAGCTGCGTACCACCAATTTGCATTCCTTGATGAAGTAATTGGAAGCCAATCATTTATTTCCTTCTGCTTCCTTACCTTTTCATCATCACTGATCTGCTGCCGCATCTCCGGTTTCTCGTCCACCTGCGGTTCAGCACACAATTCTCAAAACAAATCGATTCGCAAGCCAAATGTAACCCGAATGCATCAAAATCCAGTCAAACTCAAGAACATATGAACACGGTCCTTGAAGGCAATATAAACCAGTCTTCTATATGCGTATGTGCGTGCGCGAGCGTGTGTAACCACggaaagagaaaggagagagagagacttacatTGTTGGGGTTGGAAGAATTTCCGTCAGTCGGAGCTTGAACTACCATAGTTGCAGAGAGTAGCTAAGGCTTGGCTTCGAGTCTTGCAGGAATTGGATCcagaatttaatataattacGGATGGGAAGTGAAATATATTTAAGCATTTTTTGGTCAACGACAACGACGACCCGTATAACTTAAGCTCACTTGAGGTTGGTATAATTTTGTCACAGGAATAACGCCATTCGGCCAGCCGAAATTGACTTCTTTGACCTCGCTTATGTCGATATTTCTGTTTGCTTTATTGCCGGGATTTATGACTGGGTCCAATATTTCAGTGGGTAAAGTGATGGATTTTTACCCATGTGTTCCGGATTCAAAATTATTCGTTTTcttaattattgtaatagttttaatttttttttttaataataataattttttaagaaTAAATTATGGTTGGGATAAGAAAATAGTCGGCATTTTTCATAATtctgttaaattttttgttagtttGGTAACTTGTTGCGTGTGGTTTTCGTATTTTGTCGGTGTGAGTGTTATATGaattacaaaattataaataaaaataaatttttatatattaaacTTCTTTatgtttgtatttgtatttttattttattttaatcaatTTGGCTACATCAACTAGTCAATGAGTCCACATCCATAAAGTATTCAAACTAACAATGCTCCACGTTTCGTAAAGTTCAAAGACCAAACCCAAATGGAATTGAGTTCAGGGGTCAAAATTAAGGACATGGATTCTCTGCCCTTTCATTTTCGGTGACCTTCcatgttcttttgttttatgtgatcacggttaaatcacgtcaacattttatattatttttttataaagataataagacaaaaatgaataataatataaaatgttgacgtgtcttaaccgtgatcacacaaacaGAAAAACACCATAAATGAGAgcgggcagacaatccttgtcccaaaattaaagttgagtaATAGTTTAAGGACTATATGTACAATtaactctatatatatatacctcgTTTCCTGCGACGACTTTGACTGTTTGTACAAAtagcttggttttttttttttttttaggtaaacATATAGCTTGTTCTTTTCAACACAAAATTGTTTTCAATCTTCAATACCAACACGCATTGATTAAGCATGCATATTTAACGCGGTACGCAATCCACAAAAATGAGAACCCTATTTCATTGATGTTGAATATAAATGAATCAAGGTATCAGATAGACGGGCTAAAGGTTCACTTctaacaaaatcaatttataaCTTATTAATTACCACATCTTAAAGGTATaaagttttattacaaaaagtCTTGATGTTAATTGAAGTGAGGTTAAGGTATTTAAACTTTTCTTTGCTCAGAGAGAAGGCCGATTTAGTATATTTCAGCAATACTAACATACAATGCAAAAATACACACCGAGAACGCGTGTTATATAAGTTTTCTTCTGGTTAACTCCGCTGGCACTTCGTTATAAACACTAGAACCGTAAGTGTTCAATCATGGTACTTATTCGTAACATATGCTTGTCTGTCCATATCTACTGCATTGAAGTTCCGGGCAAAGTACTTATgtttgtgccaagtttgttaaTCAGTTGTAGAATTTGTAGGTACTGGCTTGAACTATGATACTCCTCAACCCTCCAATAGGTGATAGAATCATCAGCATGACGCCGAGCGTAATGCAAATCTGCTATTAAGAAAAGCCGATTTAGAAATGACGATGGTTTTGGTAAGGGTTTTGTTATTAGCAAAGTGCAGGAAACAGTAACAACAGAATTTGAACAAACGTACGTACCCAGTTAATAATCCAAGTTAGGTTAAACTTGCGCGGTTTCTTGATGGCAAGCCACATAATGCAAGGGAGCTGAAGAATGAAACCAAATGGAGACCATGAATCAGTGAATCAATAGTTTAGATTAGACTAAAACATCGCTCAGACAAAGGAAAAGTAGAACTTAAATTTGATGCACAGAAAGAGATTTGAGGGCTTACAAAATATGTAGTCGGGGAAAAAGCAAATCCTCCAAAGAATCATAG from Pyrus communis chromosome 7, drPyrComm1.1, whole genome shotgun sequence encodes the following:
- the LOC137739400 gene encoding lysine histidine transporter 1-like, whose protein sequence is MVVQAPTDGNSSNPNNVDEKPEMRQQISDDEKVRKQKEINDWLPITSSRNANWWYAAFHNVNSMVGAGVLGLPFAMSNLGWGPGCVVMVLSWVITLFTLWQMVEMHEMVPGKRFDRYHELGQHAFGEKLGLWIVVPQQLVCEVGVNILYMVTGGQSLQKIHKIVKKDKDPIKLTYFIMIFASVEFVLSHLPNFNSISGISLAAAVMSLSYSTIAWTTSIHKGVQPDVEYGYKARSTSGTVFNFFNALGQVAFAYAGHNVVLEIQATLPTSPEKPSKYAMWRGVVIAYIVVALCYFPVAFIGYYTFGNTVEDNILISLEKPGWLIVTANMFVIIHIIGGYQLFAMPVFDMIETVLVKKLHFRPTTKLRFVTRNIYVAFTMVVGMTFPFFSGIMGFLGGFAYSPTSYYLPCIIWLAIKKPRKFSLSWFINWICIILGVLLMIVSPIGGFRNIILQAKEYHFYN